One region of bacterium genomic DNA includes:
- a CDS encoding L-alanine-DL-glutamate epimerase: MIEIKKINSNFEREPLISAFGFKGGYLSELWQSAVMMESASGCRGTGLGTQSTLWSDAGIFANNSESAGNSLMYLITAHALKLAEGMSFDTPLDLLDKLLPATYDYGKKITCSDSLRLTFALNALVAVDNAAWQLYCIENKIAEFDEMTPLDIKPAMSYRHQRLANIPLMTYGVPLDKIVEAVDDGCCLLKIKIGSDPAGDGDLDKMLQWDKDRLSAIHDALKDRHTPYTESGSVQYYLDANGRYDTKDRLMRLIDHAQKIGALERIALLEEPFAEEKEINVTDIPVRLAADESAHSDTDATERIEMGYKAIALKPIAKTMSMSLKIAKVTYERNIPCFCADLTVNPILVEWNKNVAARLAPLPGMKIGVLESNGKQNYLNWDQMRQYHPCFGASWTDPVSSIFNLDEDFYAKSGGILLPSSHYAGMVN; this comes from the coding sequence ATGATTGAGATCAAGAAGATAAACAGCAACTTTGAGAGAGAGCCGCTCATATCCGCATTCGGATTTAAGGGCGGTTACTTGAGTGAGCTTTGGCAGAGCGCGGTTATGATGGAGAGCGCAAGCGGCTGCCGCGGGACCGGCCTCGGCACGCAGAGCACCCTTTGGTCTGACGCCGGTATCTTTGCGAACAACTCCGAGTCTGCAGGCAACAGCCTTATGTATCTGATAACTGCGCACGCACTCAAGCTGGCCGAGGGAATGAGCTTCGATACACCTCTCGATCTTCTCGATAAGCTGCTGCCGGCCACCTACGATTACGGCAAGAAAATAACGTGCAGTGATTCGCTGCGACTGACATTTGCATTGAACGCTCTGGTCGCTGTGGACAATGCTGCATGGCAGCTCTACTGCATCGAAAACAAGATCGCCGAGTTCGACGAGATGACCCCTCTGGATATCAAACCAGCGATGTCATACCGGCATCAAAGGCTTGCCAATATCCCGCTTATGACCTATGGTGTCCCGCTTGATAAAATTGTCGAGGCAGTCGATGACGGCTGCTGTCTGCTCAAGATAAAGATAGGCTCGGACCCTGCGGGTGACGGCGACCTCGACAAAATGCTTCAATGGGATAAAGACAGGCTTTCGGCAATACACGATGCCCTTAAAGATCGTCACACTCCATATACAGAGAGCGGCAGTGTGCAGTATTATCTCGATGCCAATGGCCGCTATGACACGAAAGACCGACTGATGCGTCTTATTGACCATGCACAAAAGATAGGCGCTCTTGAGAGAATTGCCCTCCTGGAAGAGCCTTTTGCTGAAGAGAAAGAGATCAATGTCACCGACATTCCCGTCCGGCTGGCGGCTGATGAAAGCGCACACTCGGACACTGATGCCACAGAGCGTATAGAGATGGGCTACAAAGCAATCGCTCTTAAACCTATAGCCAAAACAATGAGCATGAGCCTCAAGATTGCAAAAGTCACATATGAACGCAACATACCATGTTTTTGCGCGGACCTGACAGTCAACCCCATCCTGGTCGAGTGGAATAAGAACGTCGCTGCAAGGCTCGCTCCGCTGCCGGGGATGAAGATCGGTGTGCTGGAGTCGAACGGCAAGCAGAACTACCTGAACTGGGACCAGATGAGACAATACCACCCATGCTTTGGAGCATCGTGGACGGATCCGGTAAGCAGTATCTTTAACCTTGATGAAGACTTCTATGCAAAGAGCGGCGGCATACTGCTCCCCAGCAGCCATTACGCCGGGATGGTGAATTGA
- a CDS encoding carbon-nitrogen hydrolase family protein, translating into MSAIDKTLVSNPTFTRNADGWRFVTPRPELAPGHSIKSGRLILSAAGDKHSFGCWQGEAALEVGKWYKASVRVRMRDIVNPELSIFAQAAQHFLLPSEPWADETLLEQTFQHSNESDGNKFELYLQAADKGEVEWFDPRIEEIERPQQRIARVATVRFGDSALPLTLADQRERMSEKLDMAGAIKADIVCLPEFCLKVGVPKSTYGSYMDIAEEPPSGNCCKLFAAKAGQYGMYVIAGIVERQGDYLFNTAVIFGRHGELVGKYAKTHLTFGELRDGISCGCDYPVFDLDFGRIAIHICYDQWFPEVARYYAHAGAEILFLPVAGGKPITWRTRALDNGIYFVSSSITPPSMIIDSSGSITAQTHDDGIVWADLDLGYRKVNWYIDPTLTYGMPCAIRQMRNVTDNGLLDFTYQSMRSQYNA; encoded by the coding sequence ATGAGCGCTATCGACAAGACCCTGGTATCAAACCCGACATTTACCCGAAATGCAGACGGATGGAGATTTGTGACACCAAGACCTGAGCTTGCTCCCGGTCACAGCATAAAATCGGGCAGGCTCATACTTTCAGCGGCGGGTGACAAGCACTCATTCGGCTGCTGGCAGGGTGAGGCTGCATTGGAGGTCGGCAAGTGGTACAAGGCAAGTGTTCGCGTGCGAATGAGAGATATTGTTAACCCAGAACTATCAATTTTTGCCCAGGCAGCGCAGCATTTTTTGCTCCCATCCGAACCGTGGGCGGATGAAACGCTGCTCGAACAGACATTTCAACACTCAAACGAGTCGGACGGCAATAAGTTCGAGCTGTATCTGCAGGCTGCAGACAAAGGTGAGGTCGAGTGGTTTGACCCGCGTATCGAAGAGATAGAAAGACCTCAGCAAAGAATTGCCCGCGTAGCGACTGTGCGCTTCGGCGATAGCGCATTGCCTCTCACTCTCGCTGACCAGCGCGAAAGAATGTCTGAAAAGCTCGATATGGCCGGAGCAATAAAGGCTGATATTGTTTGTCTGCCGGAGTTTTGCTTAAAAGTCGGTGTTCCAAAGAGCACTTACGGAAGCTATATGGATATCGCGGAAGAACCGCCATCGGGCAACTGCTGCAAGCTGTTTGCAGCCAAAGCCGGGCAATATGGAATGTATGTGATTGCAGGTATAGTCGAACGGCAGGGCGATTATTTGTTCAACACAGCCGTGATATTCGGCAGGCACGGCGAACTGGTCGGCAAATATGCAAAGACCCACCTTACATTCGGCGAGCTTCGAGACGGTATATCATGCGGCTGCGATTACCCAGTCTTTGACCTGGACTTCGGGCGCATTGCGATCCATATATGCTACGACCAGTGGTTCCCGGAGGTCGCCCGCTATTATGCCCATGCAGGCGCGGAAATATTGTTTCTGCCTGTGGCCGGGGGTAAACCGATCACATGGCGCACGCGGGCCTTGGATAATGGTATCTATTTCGTCTCCTCATCGATCACACCGCCGAGTATGATAATAGATTCTTCCGGTTCGATCACGGCTCAAACGCATGATGACGGCATTGTCTGGGCCGACCTTGACCTCGGATATCGCAAAGTGAACTGGTATATCGACCCTACTCTCACATACGGCATGCCGTGCGCGATCAGGCAGATGCGTAATGTGACGGACAACGGCCTCCTCGATTTTACTTATCAGAGTATGCGCTCGCAATATAATGCCTGA
- a CDS encoding LacI family transcriptional regulator has product MGVTIYDIAGQLGISAATVSRVLNSRNDSLISEATRARVISAAKQMGYKPNTMARALVTGKTYNIALFAEDMQERTGPHFARMLEAMEPKARELGYRMVVCGELESVLSSGMVDGVVLLASSHPKLTSKFDHIARIFVYSSPDIVTNSVCWNDLEGTCMALDYLCSLGHRSIVGILGDIRPEMEEHSPKVVGFRRAMEKSGLHWRELIGTRSTDQFENGYLLTKELLADPGDVTALFARNDFIALGAMKAIMETGMSIPDDISIVGYNDTILARCVYPGLTSVHTPIAEAGVIAVEHLIRSMEGNQEEFAGAILPISLAVRDSCAPPKK; this is encoded by the coding sequence ATGGGCGTCACAATTTACGATATTGCCGGGCAGTTGGGAATTTCTGCCGCAACTGTATCACGTGTGTTGAATAGTCGCAATGATTCGCTGATTTCCGAGGCGACACGCGCACGTGTAATCAGCGCAGCCAAGCAAATGGGCTATAAACCAAACACGATGGCCCGCGCACTGGTCACAGGCAAGACTTACAATATTGCATTGTTTGCCGAAGATATGCAGGAGCGCACTGGTCCGCACTTCGCCCGGATGCTGGAGGCGATGGAACCAAAAGCACGAGAGCTTGGCTACCGGATGGTGGTGTGCGGAGAACTTGAAAGTGTATTGAGTTCCGGCATGGTGGATGGTGTGGTCTTGCTTGCATCGTCACATCCAAAGCTCACCTCCAAGTTCGATCACATCGCGCGTATATTCGTCTACTCCTCACCGGATATCGTTACCAACAGCGTCTGCTGGAACGATCTGGAAGGCACATGCATGGCTCTGGATTATCTGTGCAGCCTGGGACACCGGAGCATTGTGGGGATTTTGGGTGACATCAGGCCGGAGATGGAGGAGCATAGTCCAAAGGTGGTCGGTTTCCGCAGGGCTATGGAAAAAAGCGGCCTGCATTGGCGTGAGCTCATCGGAACCAGAAGCACAGATCAGTTTGAAAACGGCTATCTGCTCACCAAAGAACTGCTTGCTGACCCAGGCGATGTGACGGCGCTATTTGCTCGAAACGACTTTATTGCGCTCGGAGCAATGAAAGCTATTATGGAAACAGGCATGTCTATCCCCGATGACATATCCATTGTCGGCTACAACGATACAATCCTGGCTCGCTGCGTATACCCCGGCCTGACATCGGTGCATACACCTATCGCTGAGGCGGGCGTTATTGCAGTGGAACATCTGATCAGATCGATGGAGGGAAACCAAGAGGAATTTGCGGGCGCGATACTCCCGATATCGCTTGCTGTACGCGATTCGTGCGCTCCACCAAAGAAGTAG
- a CDS encoding Gfo/Idh/MocA family oxidoreductase yields MKTLKVGLIGCGNFAKVMHIPNIKKNPKYELYAAMDIDESAAREVAQDTGAKYWTCDFDRVLADKEIDVVFITTRHNLHAQQTIKAANAGKHILCEKPMGMNAEECKAITEAVRKNNVKYTVGYNRGMAPLITQARDLLKDLPAKKMIYHRIQCAIPLDHWMNDPNVGGGRFVGEGCHIFDLLCELVQSPPVSIYASGSTFLDPNIVKIPDSAIVTITFADGSVGTTLIASAGCDQFPKESTEIYCEHRAIQISDFTRMDYYGWGDKPASIKLDAVDKGQAIEIDQLADAILNDTPSPNSLVKAARAAVISYKVDESISKGSPMAISETDYNF; encoded by the coding sequence GTGAAAACACTTAAAGTAGGACTCATAGGCTGCGGGAATTTCGCCAAAGTAATGCACATTCCCAATATCAAAAAGAACCCCAAGTATGAGCTATACGCAGCCATGGACATAGATGAATCGGCTGCCAGAGAAGTTGCACAGGATACTGGCGCCAAATACTGGACCTGCGACTTCGACAGGGTCCTGGCGGATAAAGAGATCGACGTGGTGTTTATAACGACACGCCATAATCTGCACGCTCAGCAGACTATCAAAGCAGCCAATGCAGGAAAGCACATATTGTGCGAAAAACCGATGGGCATGAATGCTGAAGAGTGCAAAGCCATTACCGAGGCAGTGAGGAAAAACAACGTCAAATACACCGTGGGTTATAATCGCGGTATGGCTCCACTCATTACACAGGCTCGTGATCTGCTCAAAGACCTGCCCGCAAAGAAGATGATCTACCACCGCATCCAGTGTGCTATCCCCCTGGATCATTGGATGAACGATCCGAACGTTGGCGGTGGGCGGTTTGTCGGTGAGGGGTGCCATATATTCGATCTGCTCTGCGAGCTTGTCCAGTCGCCGCCTGTCAGCATATATGCATCCGGCAGCACTTTTCTCGATCCTAACATAGTCAAGATTCCAGACAGTGCCATAGTCACGATCACATTTGCGGATGGATCGGTGGGCACCACCCTCATCGCCAGTGCAGGATGTGATCAGTTCCCAAAAGAGTCCACCGAGATTTACTGTGAGCATCGGGCTATTCAGATCAGCGATTTCACCCGGATGGACTATTATGGATGGGGCGACAAACCTGCCAGCATAAAACTTGACGCTGTAGACAAGGGGCAGGCAATCGAAATCGACCAACTCGCAGACGCAATCCTCAATGACACCCCCAGCCCTAACAGCCTTGTCAAGGCTGCGCGCGCGGCGGTTATCAGCTATAAGGTAGACGAGTCCATATCAAAAGGCTCTCCTATGGCCATATCTGAGACGGATTACAATTTCTGA
- a CDS encoding ATP-binding protein produces the protein MISANGHGNDEIEIKVPCKPEYVRTIRRMIADFAASYEIPKMAIEEIEVAASEAVTNIVRHAYTNSKRIPRVKVKCAHRRYGLLVEVMDRGRGFHAPADGVIPEVDIDFDREGGYGILLIKCLMDTVNYISKPDEGTKIKMTKAVHGIPAVNTPR, from the coding sequence ATGATCTCGGCAAATGGGCATGGCAATGACGAAATAGAGATAAAGGTTCCGTGCAAGCCTGAATATGTTCGGACAATACGCAGGATGATCGCGGATTTTGCCGCCTCATATGAGATACCCAAGATGGCGATTGAGGAGATTGAAGTTGCGGCATCGGAGGCAGTGACCAATATAGTGCGTCACGCTTACACAAACTCAAAACGTATTCCACGTGTCAAGGTAAAGTGCGCACATCGCAGATATGGTTTGCTCGTTGAAGTGATGGATAGGGGACGCGGTTTCCACGCTCCTGCCGACGGTGTCATACCCGAGGTCGATATTGATTTCGACCGCGAAGGCGGCTACGGCATTCTCCTCATTAAGTGTCTTATGGACACAGTAAACTATATCTCCAAGCCCGATGAGGGAACAAAGATCAAGATGACCAAAGCCGTGCACGGTATTCCGGCCGTCAATACGCCAAGATAA
- a CDS encoding flippase-like domain-containing protein: MKRRWILWLLVFIFVGVVIARFDEVRHLAITLSHGHWGWVVAAAFGQLLFYVLYAAIYKVSFSAVGVHSRIFDLLPVVFVSIFINVAIPTGGTSGLALFIDDAARRGQSSARTAAGLILMLAADFSAFAVLLGLGLANLATLRDLKDYELAASSILLGIIAALSFALFLGLWRPWLLLHMLKMVQKAVNAIGHQFRKTNLLREHWAADNAMDFAAASAAIAAHPIKLTKAFGVSLVAHLVNFGSLYALFLAFYHPIHPGSLLSGYAIGNLFWIVSITPQGVGIVEGVMTLVFVTLGVPVGLAAIIVIAYRGLGFWLPMLTGFCLLHRVRSFKDFEHIQIDKHA; the protein is encoded by the coding sequence ATGAAGCGACGTTGGATACTCTGGCTGTTGGTCTTCATCTTTGTGGGTGTTGTAATAGCCCGTTTTGATGAAGTCCGCCACCTGGCAATCACTCTTTCCCATGGACACTGGGGCTGGGTAGTTGCCGCTGCGTTCGGGCAACTGCTCTTCTACGTACTTTATGCTGCCATATACAAAGTCTCATTTTCCGCCGTCGGCGTTCACTCACGTATATTCGATCTGCTGCCGGTGGTGTTTGTCTCAATATTCATCAACGTCGCAATCCCTACTGGAGGCACAAGTGGATTGGCACTCTTTATCGATGATGCTGCCCGCCGAGGGCAATCCTCGGCCCGCACTGCAGCAGGGCTTATTCTCATGCTTGCAGCGGACTTTTCGGCATTTGCAGTTTTGCTCGGCTTGGGACTTGCAAATCTCGCCACACTGCGCGACCTGAAAGACTACGAGCTTGCCGCATCCAGCATACTTTTGGGAATTATTGCTGCTTTGTCATTTGCTCTCTTTCTCGGCCTTTGGCGGCCATGGCTGCTCCTGCACATGCTGAAAATGGTTCAAAAGGCTGTTAATGCAATAGGCCACCAGTTCAGGAAAACGAATTTGCTGCGGGAGCATTGGGCTGCGGATAACGCAATGGATTTTGCTGCAGCGTCGGCCGCAATCGCTGCACATCCTATAAAGTTGACTAAGGCTTTTGGAGTTTCCCTAGTGGCTCACCTGGTTAATTTTGGCAGTCTGTATGCTTTGTTCCTGGCTTTTTACCATCCAATACATCCGGGTTCACTGCTCTCGGGTTATGCTATCGGCAACCTCTTCTGGATAGTCTCGATAACTCCGCAGGGTGTCGGAATTGTGGAGGGCGTTATGACCTTGGTATTCGTGACGTTGGGAGTGCCTGTCGGACTTGCTGCGATAATTGTGATTGCATATCGAGGACTGGGTTTCTGGCTGCCCATGCTCACTGGATTTTGCTTGCTGCATCGTGTAAGGTCATTCAAAGATTTTGAACATATCCAGATAGATAAACATGCATAA
- the rpsF gene encoding 30S ribosomal protein S6, which produces MNTTIRNYEAMYIVDSTLTDEQISPIIDKYTALVTDEGGQIQAHAKWDKRRLAYEIKGRREGTYILMYFSGEPSVEKELDRVFRISDDIIRHIILRVEPERIDTSYVERAQTSAKAVEETTTEEASETSAEVETEQVSAVEEVEETKVQEAPEEEVSSDVEESAATEESEQEEPKEE; this is translated from the coding sequence GTGAATACCACGATACGTAACTACGAAGCAATGTATATCGTCGATTCTACACTTACCGACGAGCAGATCAGCCCCATCATCGATAAATACACCGCACTTGTGACAGACGAGGGTGGGCAGATTCAGGCACATGCGAAATGGGACAAGCGGCGGCTGGCCTACGAGATCAAAGGACGCCGTGAAGGCACATACATACTGATGTATTTTTCCGGTGAGCCGTCTGTTGAAAAGGAACTGGATCGTGTGTTCCGAATTTCTGACGATATAATACGGCACATTATTCTGCGAGTTGAACCTGAGCGGATCGATACTTCATATGTCGAGCGCGCACAGACTTCTGCAAAGGCGGTTGAAGAGACCACGACGGAGGAGGCATCTGAGACTTCGGCTGAAGTAGAGACTGAGCAAGTTTCTGCTGTCGAAGAAGTTGAAGAGACTAAGGTTCAAGAGGCGCCCGAGGAAGAAGTTTCTTCTGATGTTGAAGAATCTGCCGCCACGGAGGAATCCGAGCAAGAAGAGCCGAAAGAGGAGTAG
- a CDS encoding Gfo/Idh/MocA family oxidoreductase — protein MLKIGAVNIDTSHPVGFADYMLKGSRGRYAAVYNDSFRDDEQVDAFIEKFGLDKRCSSLEELADCVDIGFIHSCNWDNHLKQAMPFVERGKPVFIDKPIVGSMADCKRLEELAASGAVILGSSSVRYCEEVMQFLAVPEQECGKIVSVFGTAGVDEFNYGVHIVEAIGGLVGAGAESCKFTGRAVIDDETCETYFVQFASGVTAVYNTSWATYQPFELVIMTTKTTYQFRVDTGKLYGSLLDRIFDYMETGCKMASMQDLTESVKIMLAGRVSRENDGKETALTDIPNDYAGYDGALFAKSYAAAARDIRRMWGA, from the coding sequence ATGCTCAAAATAGGTGCGGTCAATATAGACACCTCCCATCCAGTTGGGTTCGCCGATTATATGCTCAAAGGCAGCCGAGGCCGATATGCGGCAGTATATAATGACAGCTTTCGAGATGACGAACAGGTGGATGCGTTCATCGAAAAGTTCGGGCTGGATAAGCGCTGCAGCAGCCTGGAAGAACTGGCGGACTGCGTGGATATCGGCTTTATCCACAGTTGCAACTGGGACAACCATCTCAAGCAGGCAATGCCGTTTGTTGAAAGAGGCAAACCTGTCTTTATCGATAAGCCAATTGTCGGCTCTATGGCTGACTGCAAACGTCTTGAAGAACTGGCCGCAAGTGGCGCTGTCATACTAGGCAGTTCGTCAGTGCGTTATTGCGAGGAAGTCATGCAGTTTCTTGCAGTCCCAGAGCAGGAATGCGGCAAAATAGTCAGTGTCTTCGGCACCGCGGGTGTAGACGAGTTCAACTATGGCGTCCACATAGTGGAAGCCATTGGAGGGCTTGTCGGCGCCGGAGCAGAATCTTGCAAGTTTACCGGACGAGCAGTTATAGACGATGAGACATGCGAGACATACTTTGTGCAGTTTGCAAGTGGAGTGACTGCCGTATACAATACATCCTGGGCCACATATCAGCCATTCGAGCTGGTCATAATGACCACCAAGACCACTTATCAGTTTCGCGTCGACACAGGCAAGCTGTATGGCAGCCTGTTGGACAGGATATTCGACTATATGGAAACCGGGTGCAAAATGGCAAGCATGCAGGATTTGACCGAGTCGGTCAAGATAATGCTTGCAGGGCGCGTATCTCGCGAAAATGACGGCAAGGAGACTGCTCTTACTGATATTCCGAATGATTACGCCGGCTATGACGGTGCGCTGTTTGCGAAGAGCTACGCAGCCGCCGCACGAGACATACGCCGTATGTGGGGAGCGTAA
- a CDS encoding amidohydrolase family protein, with protein sequence MIIKNANALLADDRLETTNLLIEDGKITGIGQCDASGTSIDAKGAYVLPGIIDIHTHGMGWQSAKAGSIFEYAKLEAQHGATTFLPTFFGSPDETCRRMLSIRAETDELMAVPNVGGFRLESPYLAQCGGGGTGDLAPISRQITDMLLEAGGGHIKIWDISPELPGAAKEIEYLSSRGVICSLAHTSASIDQARTAIDAGARLVTHLFDTFNVPEMTDPGVYPAGLADYLLVEDRVACEIIGDGTHVHPLLVEKAIRCKSIESIVFVTDSNYGAGLEPGDYELPGGWGRARVDGPNNGVRLIDKNMTLSGSALTPIDSFRNAIRIFSKDMATASRLCSTSPARLLNYNKGEIAVGRDADLVMLDKDLEVKLTIASGKIVSGSGLQES encoded by the coding sequence ATGATTATCAAAAATGCAAACGCTCTGCTTGCAGACGACAGGCTGGAGACAACCAATCTACTGATAGAAGACGGCAAAATCACCGGCATAGGTCAATGTGACGCTTCCGGCACCAGTATTGATGCAAAAGGAGCATATGTCCTCCCCGGGATAATTGATATTCATACCCATGGTATGGGATGGCAGTCTGCAAAGGCGGGGTCCATTTTTGAATATGCCAAGCTGGAGGCTCAGCATGGAGCCACAACCTTTTTGCCTACATTCTTTGGCTCACCCGATGAGACATGCCGGCGAATGCTCAGCATACGTGCAGAAACGGATGAACTTATGGCTGTCCCTAATGTGGGCGGGTTTCGTCTGGAGTCACCGTATCTGGCGCAGTGCGGCGGCGGCGGCACCGGTGACCTTGCGCCAATCAGCAGGCAGATAACCGATATGCTCCTGGAAGCGGGCGGCGGCCACATCAAGATATGGGATATTTCACCCGAACTGCCTGGAGCTGCCAAAGAGATAGAGTATCTGTCGAGCAGAGGCGTCATTTGCAGCCTGGCTCATACAAGTGCATCAATTGACCAGGCGCGAACCGCTATTGATGCCGGTGCCAGACTTGTCACACATCTTTTCGATACGTTCAATGTGCCCGAAATGACTGATCCGGGCGTATATCCGGCCGGCCTTGCGGACTATCTGCTTGTGGAAGACAGGGTTGCCTGCGAAATCATTGGTGACGGCACTCACGTCCATCCGCTGCTGGTTGAAAAAGCCATTCGGTGCAAGTCGATAGAGAGCATTGTGTTTGTGACCGACAGCAACTACGGAGCCGGTCTGGAGCCGGGCGATTATGAATTGCCGGGAGGCTGGGGTCGTGCGCGTGTCGACGGTCCGAATAACGGGGTCCGCCTGATAGACAAGAACATGACTCTCTCCGGCAGTGCCTTGACGCCTATTGATTCGTTCAGGAATGCAATACGGATATTCTCAAAAGATATGGCCACGGCATCCAGGCTTTGTTCGACGTCTCCCGCCCGTCTGCTGAATTATAATAAGGGTGAGATAGCAGTCGGTCGTGACGCCGATCTGGTGATGCTTGATAAAGACCTCGAAGTCAAACTGACTATTGCTTCTGGCAAGATAGTCTCAGGGTCAGGACTGCAAGAATCCTGA
- a CDS encoding glycerol-3-phosphate acyltransferase — MKTAQMLALAILLGSIPFNRIVPAKAMRGMLVPTLNVIKGFIPVYLAVRSPDSYVLIALVGALAMLSHSFPYWLMFKYNGNAVGVSLGVLIGLNIPAGVFVLAIYGVSLLAFNRLSLAAIISGISAPVMLKVLGAPTAYIWFGIAGCAYMITSHANSITHLMDGTEPWFRTRG; from the coding sequence ATGAAAACTGCACAGATGCTGGCTCTTGCCATCTTGTTGGGATCGATCCCATTCAATCGAATCGTGCCCGCAAAAGCTATGCGGGGTATGCTCGTTCCTACTTTGAATGTAATAAAGGGATTTATCCCGGTATACTTAGCTGTGAGAAGTCCGGATTCCTATGTCTTGATCGCACTGGTGGGAGCACTGGCAATGCTCAGTCATTCATTTCCATACTGGCTGATGTTCAAGTATAATGGCAACGCGGTGGGGGTATCCCTGGGTGTGCTCATCGGCTTGAACATACCGGCAGGGGTTTTTGTTCTGGCTATATACGGAGTATCACTTTTAGCCTTCAACAGGCTCTCGCTTGCCGCAATTATCTCGGGAATCAGTGCCCCTGTCATGCTTAAAGTTTTGGGAGCGCCGACTGCTTACATCTGGTTCGGCATTGCGGGATGCGCCTATATGATAACCTCTCATGCCAACAGCATTACACACCTGATGGACGGCACAGAGCCATGGTTTAGAACACGCGGCTAA
- a CDS encoding dihydrodipicolinate synthase family protein — MKQIISAAITPFYDDGRIDLDSASRLYEFNLANGCDGFFILGSMGEWALLTPEEKNALAKCACDTIGSKAKVLLGIADTGLANIFRNMEDLSSLSHSHWVLVPPGNWAGPSEPVSYVHKIADKADRPMYLYYIPGFNGVTITTAQFKDILAHPNVVGLKNSSGSIRTRKELLFLKQSMDFDLFEGEEWGIDEALIAGCDGAVAGFASTATKLMKEIARLVDAKDFDGAIKAQFTLVDIFHKVYGEDVAWWNIGQKYALQYMGIISSIKSRIESQQDLPEEQKAVIRACIDSYRDRLM; from the coding sequence ATGAAACAGATTATCTCCGCAGCAATTACTCCATTCTATGATGATGGCCGCATAGACCTGGATTCCGCTAGCAGGTTGTATGAATTTAACCTGGCCAACGGCTGTGACGGTTTCTTCATTCTTGGAAGCATGGGTGAATGGGCACTGTTGACGCCCGAAGAGAAGAATGCTCTGGCCAAATGCGCATGTGATACCATAGGCAGCAAGGCAAAAGTGCTCCTGGGCATAGCTGATACCGGGCTCGCAAATATATTCAGAAATATGGAAGATCTGAGCAGTCTCTCTCATTCTCACTGGGTGCTGGTGCCTCCCGGGAACTGGGCTGGACCATCCGAGCCTGTAAGCTATGTCCACAAGATAGCCGATAAAGCAGACCGCCCTATGTACCTCTACTATATCCCGGGTTTCAACGGTGTCACGATCACCACTGCACAGTTCAAAGATATCCTTGCGCATCCCAATGTCGTCGGCCTGAAGAACTCGTCCGGCTCGATCCGAACCCGCAAAGAGCTGCTGTTCCTCAAGCAGAGCATGGACTTTGACCTGTTTGAAGGCGAGGAGTGGGGGATTGACGAAGCTCTGATTGCGGGCTGCGACGGCGCAGTGGCGGGTTTTGCATCCACTGCTACTAAGCTCATGAAAGAGATCGCTCGCCTGGTCGATGCCAAAGATTTTGATGGGGCGATAAAGGCGCAGTTCACACTGGTCGATATTTTCCACAAGGTGTACGGCGAGGATGTGGCCTGGTGGAATATAGGCCAGAAATATGCGCTTCAATATATGGGGATCATATCGTCCATAAAGTCCAGGATCGAGAGCCAGCAGGACCTGCCTGAGGAGCAAAAGGCCGTCATCAGGGCTTGCATCGACTCATATCGCGACCGGCTGATGTAG